The region AGTCTGTGTGcgaccttttttttgtttgtttgtttttttcgaTCTCAACATGCAATTCATTTTTTGGAAAACGTTCATCACCGCcacctttttcccccctccccctttttgtttgttcacaATACTATGCTAATGATTGCGCTGTTTTTTGGAATAATAAAATGACCAATTTTCACCGGATGCGTCCCCCATTCTGAAGTTGAGTTTCCTAAACATTTCTGTCAGCCTGTCACTTCAACTTTaaagactgaatgtgtgttctGTCCTGCTGGCACTTTCCCAGTCGTCCAGTTAGTGCTGTTTAATGTGTCCTTGACCAACCCATGTCTACACAGAGGGCCTCTGTATGTGCCAAGGCAGCAGAAGATTTTCTCAAGTAAACACTACAAGACATGGCACCTAATTCTGTCCTGCACTCCCCTAAAAAGACCGTTATTATCCCCATCCCGATCCccctatacacacaccagagagagagaggggggggggggggggggacacaatGTATCTGATTCACAGACTTGTTTTCACAATCACTTCCATTTCTTGTATATTGGAACAGGTGATTACATTCTCAAAGAaccgagaacacacacacacaggtagagttAACTTTTAGGAGATGAGTCAAGAGGAGACTGACGCAGAAGCAGGTGATTAACAAGATGACCTTGTCCattctaacacccccccccctccctctctctttctcaagctccctctctctctctctctctctctctctccctctctctttctcaagctccctccctctctctctctctctctctccctccctctctccctttctctgtctcaagctctctctgtctgtctctgtctctttttcttcttgtcagTGTCGCATGACAAGATGTAAGAAAGGTCAGTGGATGAAGTGGACAAAGTCTGTGGCATTTCAAACTAGGCCAGACTGTTCGCTTCTTAAAAGCCTTTACAATTTCACAGGACAGACCTGGAGgaactggaaaaagaaaatcttggaAATCAAAGTACACCCTTACTTACTTACAACTTACTTATTCATGCCACTGTTGCACATTTCATAGTTCTCATCATTTCTTGAAAGGATACGGCTGTGCAACATTGGGCTTTTTCTGCATTTTGATCGTTTAGGAAGGAAATTGAGGCTTATTTTGAGTGCGTGATATTTCAGCCCCTTTTTAAAATTACATATTAGAAGCATCACATTCCACAAAATTCCAACAATAAGTGtctcaaacaacaacaacaacaacaacaacagcaaaacaacataGGGGATTAATACAATAGATTTTAAGTGTAAAACATTTCAGGTTTAACTAGGGTGTAAAagttctttcctttctctctctctctctctctctctctctctttctctctctcacacacacacacacacacacacacacacacacacacacacacacacacacacacacacacacatacaggttgGGAAATTTCTGAGAGTTGGCTGTGGTTTTACAGCAATCGGCTGCCAGAAGTCAGGCAAGTTTCCATTAGGAATGTGTGCATGGTCTTCCCTACggctcttttccttctctccctcctcacttTCCTCTAACTCCATCATAGGATCTGTAGACTCCACATCCAGACGGACTGcgcgcagagagacagaggaacaagACTGGATCAAAGATCATGATTTCTCAACACCTTTCTCTGCATCTGCTGCCCCTTCTCACCCTCCTGTCTCTGCTGATCCTCTCAGGTAAACATTCAcaatccatttctttctttctttctttctttctttctttctttctttctttctttctttctttcttttgtactctttctctctctctctctctctctctctctctcagttctttgTTCACAAACTGCTGTGAAGCCTGACTCACTGAAGGACAAGCAAAGACTGAAAAGGAAGActataaaaaaatgaataacgAGAAAAGCATGAAAATAAGAAAGATAAAAAGTGCAGGTGTTTGTCAGGTTtgtatttgtgcttttgtgaGTGGCTGTTTAGatatgcatatctgtgtgtgtgtgtgtgtgtgtgtgtgcgcgcctttTGGGTTGCTCTCAGATGTGAAgtattcagaatgaaaaaaacataaggACTGTGTAAAATGATATTGGACTGCTGTTGGAGAAGGAGacaaatgtgagagagagagagagagagaaagagagaaaaagagagagaaagagaaaaagtgagagggagtgagagagagagagagagagtaggaaaaTGCTGGCTTAAATTTTATGAGCAGATATGAAAATCTCTCATTTGGGGTGTTACAATCACACATCAAATGTCCTGTGGTGTTACCCATTGCCAGGCCGTTTTGTATGTTTCTTCATTCAAAAATGGGTTTGGACTTTTGGGTTTGCATTTCTTCTTTAGCTTGTGTTCCCCATGAGCCCTCATTTCCACCAGTGTGACGAGGCACAGATACTGAGTCAGTGCAAATtagtggcaaaaaaaacccccaacggaaacaaaaagcatttgtacAGACCtccacagaataaaaaaaagagtttagcAAACATCCTATTTGCTGATTTGTAAAAATTCAGTTCTGTGATAAGTACGTTCAGACACTTAGCTTGTCTTGAGCTGCAAAGAAATGTCTAGAACATCTGTCAACAATCTTTTCTAAATTCCTCCATGTGTTCTGCACAACCCActctccatccccccccccttaatgTGTCTGTAGATGAGTAGACATGACAatgaaattgtttgtttgtgtgtgtgagtgtgtgtgtgtgtgggaaggagagagagagagggacattaaGTGTGTTCTTTGAGAAAAGTACTTTTGGGGGACTACATTTAAGAAAAACTAAAGCTTAATCTGAGGAAAATCACCCAGTGGATAACACAGTACAAATAGACCATGTCAACTCCTCGGCTTCATGCATTTAACATCAGCCACACCATCTACAGTGCATGTCTTTCCCTCTGACAGACGACAGGGGAGGTTCGCAAGTAATCCCACTTatcttaaaatgttttccaGATGTATCCAGTGAGAGCACACTGGAGAGGATcttaaagaagagagaaggtgACACAGAGAAGACCATACATTTGTTtcaatgaaatacacacatacatactcatacacacatactcacacacacacacatgctcacgcacacacgcacatatacacatgcacataagcACATGCACGTATACAtatcacgcacatacacacagagaaaaagagagcagaaaagcATACGATCATTTCAGAGTTGAAGGATCAGCCCTCATGtttgcagtgcatgtctgtaGCTgtcctctttgtctctttgtctcctgcTAGTGGAGGGTGAGGCGAAGCCCTGGTCCATCAGTGGCACTGGCTCCCTCTAAGGCCAAGCAGTTCCTGGCATCCTTGAAGAGGCCCAAGAGGAACATCTGGGACCGCAGCCGTCCAGACGTGCAGCAGTGGATCATGCAGTTTATGCACATGGGCTTCGATGAGGCGGTGGGTACAGGGCAGGACTGCTGGGGACAATAGCCCAAGctcaggataaaaaaaaaaaacaaacaaaaaaaaaacgcatgatttttctgcttttctgctTTATTCTACAAATGAGAGCTCTCCTCAGACAGATATACTGTTGTAACGACGTCTTGCTCACTGGGTGCATATCAGTCCCGGTTCTGAAATATactgtttctccttttcatttcaaGGGACAAGGCAGAAATGCAACGTAAGAATAAGCTTGCTGAAAAGTACAGCATTCAGGTGCAGCGTGGGTCTCTGAGAGAACTGACGACCATTATGTATCTGACCATTACTTCCCTTAGCCTCCATTTACCCCTGTTCTTTCAtccacctcctcttctttctcctaCTGCATGCTCCCCAAACGTTTTTAAATCTAAACCTTTGCCTGTCAGTTCTCTATACACACTGTTTAaacacattctacacacacacacacacaaacacacacacacatatatgtcaacatgtatgtatgtatatacgtacacacacatatgtgcaaatatatgtttacacatacatacatacatacacatacacatgcagagaaaATCCTGTCCTCCCTACCCATTTTTTCCCCGGCCCCATTGATTCTCGTATTGCCATTTTGCCTTCCTTTCTTCGccgtttcactttttttttttttttttttgccgttttgtgttttccttcctttttgTAGAAGGCCCATGACAGGAGTGCTGTCAATGGAACACtctaaagtggaaaaaaaacaaaaaaaaacccagcacaGCTGCGTTTTGAAAGGTCCCGCTATAGAGAAATTCAAATCACgcaggaccaaaaaaaaagaaaaaaaaaaccccaaactgaGTTCCAGAGTAATTTTCTGACTTGTCACTTTCCCTCGTTGTCTACGTAAGCACGTCCGCAGACATTTTCAAACCGGCATTGAAAGACGCGGACGTCTAGACACTGACAATGTCTGTATGACCTTTAATACTTTCATGAGACCATTTTTAAGCTTGGTTTGTAATATTGtcattcttttcagttttctttttgtttgtaacaAGGCGACTATGGGGgcaaaatttgaaatatttgtccAGACATCATGAATGAAAAACGAGGACCAAAAACCCAACCAAGGTCATATTGATTTTTGGAGAACGATGGGTAGTCTCTTGATGCTTTTATGTAAAATTTAATTGCCTTTACAAACCAGAATCTACTGTTTGCAACctcagatacaaaaaaaaagtgtggaatATATTAATATAAACAGAGTAAGTCTGTTGCTTAGACTCAGTGTTTGAGCTTCGTGAAAATATCaatttttcaaagaaacagTCATTTATTGAATCATACTGAAACGAGAATAAAACCTCTTTTTTAATGTGCTTACTCTTTATCTCACTTACTGATCTGAACTATCTcaagaaatatttatataaaacaggggtgggcaaatccagtcctggagggccggtgtcctgccggtttttgttttcacctcttagctacctgttgattttcactttgaaaacaggtgtgcatgctcttcagccaatcagagactgtatttagttggtcgacaagaataACAGCAGGATCATGGACCTCTaggaccagatttgcccacccctgataTAAAAGGTCCAAAAGCAATGCAAATCTCAATGCAAAGTCAGCAATCGGTACGATCAGTATTCCTGCCTACGCCCTTAAAAGTCACATCCGACTTCCTCTCAATACTCAACAAGAAATCATGCACCGGATGAGACAACTCTActtgtttcagttcagttttggaTGTGCCAGCATGTCGCTGCAGCTAGAtctaaagaatgtgtgtgtgtccatcccGTTTAGAGACTGGAGACCGACCTGGCGTACTGGATGGACCACTATCGGGCCAACGACCAAGGCCGCCAGCATCACTACGACGAGAGCGCGGCGATGGGTCCCAGAGACTCGAGCAGCTACAGACACGGGGCCAACGTCAACTATGACTATTACTAACATGGCCATGTTACATCCTCACTTCTACCCTAAGGCCATCAGCATCGCGTGTTTTAACTGCCCCTTCCCCCACGAAACCCTACGAGGAGACCTACGTCTTTGCTTCTGCATTTCCAGCATGTATTATGTATGTAAAGACTGTACCGCTGAAAGCTGAATCCGCCACGAAGTCGACTTTGCAAAAACTTGTTACGTGCCTTATGGACCTTGTGTCTTCATCAGTCTGTGCTTTCATGTTATAAACcctgtctgtgctttttttttctttaatctctctgGACCACAGTGAAGGCAGTGAACTCAGACATCTGACAGCTCACCTTTCCCTGAAAACATCCCCAGTGAGTGCCTGACCACTAAAGCAACATAGCAACAGTCAGGTTTCATAACTcgtctgaaaacacacacacacacacgcacacacacacacgcacacacgcgcacacacacacacacaatcagtaacCTATCAGGAGCTGGGAAGGGAGGACGCGTGAAGGCTAATGAAAACAATATGGAGACATTATGTGGAAACAAAAGATATGACAAAACAcgttattttttaaatattttattaaaatagcTTCTCCACCTGAAATTTTGTAATAGGGTTAAAAGTTTGTTGAGGTTTCACAAAAAGGTATcacaaggcaaaaaaacaaacaaaaaaacacccaaaaattGCCAAGAATAAAAGCAGAGAGCATCttcaaaaagtctttttttctttctttaaaatctTAACGCATTTTTTCTTACTGTGGAGCAAATTGAGGTGTTTAGGTTGAAAGCACAGATCGAAGATCCTTAAATTCACTGTAATCGCAAGCCTGCAACGATAAATCTTTACATCCAAAGAGACAAATATCGTTGAAGACAAACAATAAAATGGATCACAATCAATGAAACTGCACAATATGAATGCAAACACATTCTCAGCTTgttcttaaattaaaaaaaaaaaaaaaaaaagggaaaaaaaaaaagccaaagtgCAAGGCAAGGTCTGTAagtctccccccctccccccccaaacaatTTTGCTTCCATTCTTTGTTTTTGAGGCACATCCATCAAAAAACAAGCTTAACAGAGACAGTTTTCTTCCAGTCACTTGTTATTAAGATAGCAAGTCATTCGAaaaagaaatgttctttttcgCACGTGGAAAAAAAGACGTCCTTCCGCTGTGAAATGGCTCTGGGACGCCCCGGGTGCTCGTCGCCGCCCCGGCCCGGTTTCCCTGAGGTTTCCCGGAGACCCTCAGAAGTGTCTGGGTCTACCTTTCTTCATACGCGCAGCCTTGGGTTTGGGAATATACTGATTATTGGCCTGATGTTCAAGCTCTCTGCTGAAGTACTGAATGGTTTTATTCAGGCCCTCCTCCAGGGGtacctatcacacacacacacacacacagagaaagagggtgatCAGTAAGAATTACTGAATATttcttgaaaaaacaaacaaacaaaaaatatatacagattATAATCTGCTTAAACAGATTACAGATGACACTCACCACAGGTTCCCAGCCCAGCAGCATTTTAGCCTTGCGGATATCTGGGCGTCGCCTCTGCGGGTCGTCCTGGGCCTCAGGCAGAAACTGAATGTGACTGCGACTGGCTGTGGGGTGGAGAGGGAAGTGAACAGCAGGTAAAGTGaataagtaataataataataataataataacaataataatacaagtttatttagagcccaatatcgcTATTTATaatctcaaagggctttacatgtctataataAAGTCAAATcgaaattatattatccataagttagagaaaatagataagtctttagtctggtcttaaaggtatggagagagtttgccaaCTTCTGTAAGTAAAGCATTCCAGAGGAGGACAGAGCGGTAAGAATGAAGAGGCTATTGAACTGTTGGCGTGATCAGCGTCAGCCGCTGCCACCATGTCCTCGTGTATTGTCTGTGACTTACCGACCAAGCCTTTTATGAGCTGGGCAAATTCCAGTATTGTGTGCTCCTCTGGATTACCCTGTGATAACATTACAGAAATGTAATCAATAATTCCTTTTTCAAAACGCTTGAAGAATAGCGTCACAAAGCACGCGGCCTCGGCGAAGGCCGCATAATGCTAAGCAAATCTTGTCAAGCACCGTTAGCATTATTTTGTCAAgttgatgtgttttctctgtgttttctctctttttcagggTTTAGACGACCCTGTGGGAGAGGAATTTCAAATTGCTGTGAAAGATGAGAAAAGGCTCTTGTTTGTGCGGCGGGCAAACAACATCTGACCTTCCAtatgaaagaaagtaaaagGGGGTTATTTGAGTATCTCCAATAAACTCAGTTTACCTCTCTGACACTATTGCATGGGTGCTCTCTTTAAGACGCAAAAGAACTCTGACGTTTTAGTCAAATGCAAATGCCTATGACCATCTGCTGCACATATCACTGTCAAATTTGTCAAGTGAAAAAGCATGAGAGCAAAAAACAGGACTTACTTTTCTAAAGTGCTCCACATTCATTTAGCACTGAGAATATTTTAAGCTAGTAAATACTTCTAAGAGGAGAACTTACCAGGTTAACTGGGCTACTGATGTTACTGTTCATCAACGACACCAATCCGTTCACaaggtcactgtgtgtgtgtgtgtgagagagagagagagagaaagagagagagagagacaatgagtttgaattttttttctgtaacacattTCATCAAATTTTTTTGAGTGAGCTTCGAGTCACCAAGTTGTCTTTTCAAGTGAGTAAATATTCCTCTGGGGGTGCTGACATGGTGCTTGAGGATGAACAtaatgggggtggggtgggtggggtggctGGGGGTGCAGAGTGCTCACTaaacacgcacagaaacacacacacacacacacagctcaactAATCCATAAACTTTTACAGCTGGCCTGGAGGTACAGATTGAGCCATGAACTCTCATCACCACTAACCACTTCAACGACATCAGTGAAACCACAAACGGACTTACGAAATCAGacacaaaactgtttttatagTCTGAACTGCAAAAAAATCATGATAATTATTATTGCTTTCCACCCAggtttctctcccttttctctcaaGACCTTTCTCTCAACATCGACGGCTTTATTGTTATCCAACTTTTTTTGTCAACTCTTACCCTCTGATCGTCTGGCCTCAGTGTCATGTCTGCACTTTTATATCCATGTCAACTCTGtggagcaaacttttttttttttttaaatttatttacaCCTGTGAAACACTGCCTGCATTTGATTCACTATCTCTTTCTCCGCTGGTGAAAGCGTGAACTTCAAAACCCAGAGACATTCAATGCCCAGCTCGCCCTGCACGTCAGGCCACACCACAAAATCATCCTCAAAAACCCGTCAGCATAGACCAAGCACTGAACTGGAGAAGATGCAGTTTCTTCTCTGATCAAGGACTGTCCTTCTGCCACCACTAGAGACTCACAATCTTTCAAGAAATCACTCGAAAACTTGTCTCTAAACCTCTTCAGCGTGGTCAATCTAACATCGATCTTGCCTCTTGTcttccgcccccccccccacccgttCCATTCTTCCCACTCCACTACCACGACtcactgtgtttattactttattttctttctcttcacaaTGCGCCTCTCAATGCTGACTTTTAGCCACCCCCTGGtcagagaaaaatcattttcatatttcaggAACAACCTCCTTTCACAAACTGAAGGTAGATGATGACAAACATCACATTCAGTTTTGTTcctctgcgtgtgtttgtgtgggtgtgtgggtgtgtgggtgggcgtgtgtgtgtgtgtttgtgtgtgtgtgtgtgggtgtgtgcaagGACAAACAACCGACTGTACTGAACAGATGAGCTGAGTAGCAGTAAAGCCTATGAGAACATATAGCAGGTTTCTTTATAACAGCTACCAGCCAACGTGAGCGGAGGAACGACTTTGTCAAGGACCacgtgggggggtgggagaaCAAGAGGAAAAGTGTAAAAGGAACATTGTCTGTACAGTACTCGGTTTCTGCTCTTTGCTACAGCCATGTGAACAGCATAGTGCGGTGATAACCATCTCATGTAGCTGCTGGCCTTGGAAAGAGGCTCGGCTGAGTGAGGTGTAAGAAACCTGTTCTGACTTGACTGGGCAGTGGATCGCTGAAGGAGGCAAACCCGGTTTAACATGGGACGTCTAAGTGCTGTGGTTTCACGCCTCCACTCCTACACCTCCAACACATTCTTCCTCCTCTCatctttctgctctttttttttttttgtgtgtgttatcgTCAGAAAACcctttcaccctctctttttcttcttttttttttgcctccggTCTTCTACTCTAACCGCTTctcttttcatccctctctgtcttctcctgtgCCTGTCAATCAGAACCCGGACTCGTCTCCCGTGCGCGGCGTCCATCATTGATCTGTTTATCTACCTGAAGTATTCTAGCGGAGGGTGGATGTGTCTAAATGTCAAAAAtccaagtgagagagaggttaacCATTTCAGTTGATTTCAAGCATTAATTCAATGCATGCAAAAAAACATCCGCAAGCAcaaacatagagacacacacacacacacacacacacacacacacacacacaaacacagtcgcGGGCGTGCAAATGCCAAAGGAAACAACCAAAAAGCGATACTGAGCAACACTGTCCTGACAAAATAAATTAGCAGAGTGATTTAGAATAAGTCTGCGATGCAAAATGCTGTAATTGCACTGTAATCAACAAATGTCTTGCCTTAAGAAAGACACTTAGGATTCACTGGTTGTGCGGATGTCATTTACGTAGAATTGGCCCTTTCTGAAGTAACATTAAGGCTGGATTTTAAATTCTGAATTTGCTCTGGGTCAGTTCACCATAGTCCCTTGCTCTATGTGTTCTTTCAAATGCACtcaaaatactaaaaaaaaaaaaaaaacccccaaaaaacaaaaaaacaaaaccaatctGCAAGATTTGAGACAGACCCAGGTTCGAGTCACCTGTTATAAAACTTCACAGTAACTGCCCTGATACTCTGTCTCTAGGTTTatcacatttcatattttcaaacatGCTGTGGCTGATTAGAACTGTGCATACTGAAGAAATGTGTCCAACTGTACACAATgtactacacaacactaacaaaGACCCTCATATTTATACAGGCCAGTCAgttaacagcaaaaaaacaaaacaaaacaaaacaaaataaaaaaaaccctccactgctgatgacacacactgGCAGGCTAATTACGAAGCAGGGCTGAAGTGGAGAGATTACAATCTAAGACCGTGAGCCGGGAGTACGTGAGGGGAAGAGGTGTCAGAAAGGACATCCAACAGACAGTCTGGAGTAATTAAGCCATAAGACACCGTGAGCCTAGCCCATTACGACTAATTCACATACGCGAGGGAGTGAAGCGGCTCTGCTGTCGTAGACCAGGCATCGACGGGGGGATTTGCGGAGAGCAGCCCTGATTACTCTTCTCCGAGAAGCTGCGGAGATGGgccaattaaaaaaaggagGCGAGGAGGACGCGCGCCGTGGAGGAGATGTAATCCCTAACACGGATCCATATTTTGCATGCTTGCGGTAGCGTCGCTCATTCACAAACCGTGTACGGACCAAACGCGCGCcagtcaaatgtcaaaacagtCCTTAAAAAGCCAGCGAATCGATATCTCGCAAGACATGCAAAAGATGACGCagatcaacttttttttctctctctctctcatttgaaaTATCAAAAGGTCAAGCAGCACCACGCTTTGTGTCATCCGCTGCTCCTTGGCTCCTTTCTTCAGTGATAACACACGTGCGCATATATTCGTTCACTAATCAGTATAGAGGAGAGGTCAGGTCCTCTTTTTCAGGCTCTATCTGTCCAGGCCGAAGTCAAAAGGTAGCTGATCAGAGGGCAAACCTAAGTTCCACATAGAATGTGCTCTCATTTGTAGATAGTTCAGTTCCcacttcctttccttttcttgtcaCCTCGACGACTTCCAATCTTGGAGCCTGAGCCCAAGACTGAATTCATTCAACTCGGGGCCCAATCTTGGAGCCGGAGCTGAATAAATTCCCAGCTCCTCAACAACTGATTGATTTCCTTTCAAACAAGCCTGGATTACGTAGAGagaagtgatgttttttttttttaaatttcattttgtttgaaaactTGGGGGACTTCCTCTTGTCATGAAAAACACAACGCTGGCACAGCACAGCCATCCTGAAACATGTGGGGTACAGGCTGACCGAATCTCAttcaataacattttttgttttctttttcacagacGCAGAAAGGTAAAGCTATTCCGTCGTGTTTGCCCTGGGGATGCTGGTTCCACAGCCAAGAGGCGGTGTATTCATCACCCAAGAGGGTTCAGCACGCAAAGAGCATGGTGCCAAAGATCCTGCACCACAGAGAGGAATAAAAGTAAAAGAGACGGGAACCCGATGCGGCATGATAATCTGAGCAGATTCAAGACTGTCATTAGCTCATATCAGACAGCTCGCTGATACGATTTCTCATAGTCATCCCTCCCTGCGTGAAACCCCGTTATTCTCAACAACAAACTTAATCTGGTTTTATCCTCTCTTTGCTTTGCTCAAagaacgcttttttttttttcttttttttttttattcggcTTGAAGACTCAACCTTTGCAGGACATTTTTGATGTGCACACAAAAGGACATTGGTGGCGGCCCAGATGGTGAAATGACTGAACCATATACGTGATGTCCACAAGTGAAGAGACTTTGCCCAACACAGATTACTGGTAACTGCAGGGAAGCTGAACAGACCGCACCGTGGCTTCGGGAAAAGCATAAAGCAGTATTGTCTGTCGGCAGGAGATAAAGAAACAGCCAACCATATTCCACCCTGTGGCTTTACAACTGTCTGGCTGTTCATTCCTAGGTGGATTCTCGTCCTCTAGACAAACATActgatggttttattttatttaacgCTCGGTTGCATTGTAACTATCCAGTGTCTTAATGAAGGGAAACAGTTGCGAGGGGAACTTGAGAGTAATGATCCTCATGATCAGAGTCCTCTCTGAACATTTGGGGGGAAAGAACAACAGATCTGAACCTGACGCTGAGTAAATGCCAGTGgtcgttttttttcctctgtgcccGTTTGAAACGAGCTTTGCGTCCTTTC is a window of Chanos chanos chromosome 10, fChaCha1.1, whole genome shotgun sequence DNA encoding:
- the ecrg4a gene encoding augurin-A; its protein translation is MISQHLSLHLLPLLTLLSLLILSDVSSESTLERILKKREGDTEKTIHFPGPSVALAPSKAKQFLASLKRPKRNIWDRSRPDVQQWIMQFMHMGFDEARLETDLAYWMDHYRANDQGRQHHYDESAAMGPRDSSSYRHGANVNYDYY